CGAAGCTGCAGGAGTCTTGCTTTCGATTTTCAAGGAGAGGCGACTGCTGCTCATTTTGGACGATGTGCGGAGAAGCATAGATGTTTCTAATTTGGGGATTTCTGTTTCTGAGAATACAAAAAAAGTCGTACTTACCTCCAGGGATAAAGAGGTGTGCAGTAGCATGAGAGCAGACAAGATGATCGCAATGAAGCATCTGACGGAGGAAGAAGGTTGGGATCTTTTCTGCAGAGGAGCCTTCGTAGCTGGCGAGGATCAGAATATGGATAGCGAGATAGAACAATTGGCCAGATCAGTTGCAAAGGAGTGTAAAGGGCATCCCCTGGCCATTAAAACCCTTGCTCGGACAACGCCGCCGCTTCACAGCACTGCCCCGTCGGCATGGGAAAACATTCTGAAGGAGCTAAAGGAGATTGATCCCCAGTTTCATCGCATTCACGAAGAGATTCTGAGCGAATTGTTCAAGCCACTGAAGCACAGCTACGATGCTCTGGAAACAGATGAGCTCAGGCTTTGTTTCCTGTACTTGGCAGCTTATAGAGAACACGAAGAAATCGACGCGGATCAATTGATACAGTTGTGGTTGGCAGAGGGTCTAGTGAAAAGCAGATTTGAAGGGCGCTACGTTTTTCTCAAGATCTTGGCGGACCGATGTTTGGTCGACATTGAGGTTAAAGAGGAAAACGGCCATGATATTTGGAAGGTGAAAATCCATGATTTGCTCAGAGATATGGCGGTACACATCGCTGAGATCGACCAGAAAAGCTTGTTCCGTGCAGGTCAGCGTTTAACAGAGTTTCGGTACTCTTTATTTGCAAATCCACAATGGGTGAGGATATCATTGATCCATAAACGTATCAGTTTTCTGCCAGACAAATTTGTTTGCAGGAAGCTAGTGACTCTGTTGCTGAACTCAAATACAATTGAAGAGGTTCCGGAGGGCTTCCTGGATAAGCTGGATATGTTAATGGTGCTTGATCTCAGCAACACGCCCATCAAATTCTTGCCAAAGTCCATCTACCTTTTGAATAATCTCCGATATCTCCAGCTTTCCAATACCCAGATTAGGGTACTCCATGATCAAACATTTGAGTTGAATAGAGTGCAGTTTTTAGATCTTTCTTTCTCCCTTCTCATCACTATTCAATCCATGATAAAGGAGATGAAAAGTCTCCAAATTCTCAAGTTAGCCCACTGTTATGATTTGGAGTTCGTTTCGCCCGACATATCACAGCTAACTAGTTTGGAAGAGCTCGACATGTGGAAGACCCTGTTTGCATTTTCGCGGGAATTGGAAACAGGTGAAGAAATAAAGAAGGCTTCTTTGCAAGATATATGCAAACTCCATCGTCTCAAGCGTCTCCGTCTAACCCTAAAATCGCCAATTGAGGAACGGACAGTGGGGAATCTAGTGGAGCTTCAAGAACTTTGGCTACTTTGGATGCCCCAAGTCCGTCAAACACATCTGCCCACTGACATGCGGGCCATGCACAACCTGGAGAAGCTCCACCTGTATGACTGTCACCTTGAGGGAACCCCTGATTTATTCTCAGAATTACAAAATCTCAACTACATAAAGTTGAAATCTTCTAATTTACTGCTCACTCTTTCCGGATTAGGGTTGGGCAGATTATCCAATTTGAAGGAAATGGAGATTGAGGAATGCCTTCTACTCACAGAGCTGGGAGAAGAATTTGGGAGGAAAGTCTGCTTTCCAAGGCTGCGCAAGCTCAAACTGTGGATGTTACCTTCTCTGGAGAGTCTGTCTACTTCTGTGGAAGAGGGGGCTTTGCCCATGTTGCAGACTTTGGCTATATTCCATTGCATGAAGTTTAAAGTACTTCCATGCGGACTTGATAATCTCAAGTCTCTCGAACAGATCAGAGGATATAAGGAATGGTGGAATGAAATTAACTGGGAAGATGAAGTGATGAAGAACCATCTTTATGGTAAGTATGTAGAAATTGTGCAAATCCGTGATAATTGTCATGTTTAACCCACAGTTTTCCTTAACTATGAAGCATGAAATAATTGCTTGTATGAATCAGACGCTATTTATTTCGCAAAGTATTGCTTCCATGTGTAATTATCAAGTTTAACCTACAGTTTCCCCCTAAGTAAGAAGCAAGGAATAATTGCTTGTATGAATCAGACGCTGTTTGTTTTAAAAAAGTATTGCTTGTGTCTAATGATGTATTGATATTTGACTTATTAGACAGTTTCAGCTCGTTACTCTAGATATGCCAACAAAACAGAGTAATATTGCCTTTTAGAAAACCACTTTCATAAGAGCTTCAGATATTTCCTTTTACGAAACACAGGGCTCGGAGTTCAAATGTTTTTTTTAAGTTCTTACGGGTAATAAAATTAGCTAAAACTATGAATTCAAAAAGTTTATTCTAATTTGAGGTTACTAGTTAGCATTCCAATCAACTTAGGAAATGGATTCAAAAGGTTTGATTGTTTTTATTTGTAGATACAAAGTTACCATTTCATCTAACTTATGATCAAAGTGATATTAATTGAGAAAATTCGCAAGtcaatataaaatttatttgatgAAGTTAACATAAATGTTTGTATAAAGGATGGATAATAATGAATGTTTGgaaaaaaatatgaaatgaattttttagtgattttttctttaaaatcacaAGCATGTATTACAAATTACAATCAATATGAAGGAAGAAATCCAAACCCACAATATTTTTTGTACCAAATTTGAGGCATGCATCTTTCAATTTACTAACATTGTAACTATCTACAAAAGCAAGACTAGAGGCAACAATATCCACATATATGTCTTTACATAATTTTGATTCACATAGTTGATAGTCACAAAGACGTATTGAGAGTGGGGCCAAATTAGTATATGCAAAATATCAACTTTACTTCCaatttttgaataggatcattAATAGATCTTATTTTAACATTAAAGAAACTAAGTAAATGAAAAACACAATCACACATTAACACATAGGAACACTAGATATACATGTAGACCCAAAaggagaaaaatacaataagaataGTTTCTTGGATTTACTACCCAAATCCAACCTACCAAAGATAATAAAGAACTTATAATATTATGTGGGCACCGACCTATAGGAATTACAATCTCAAACGTAGACACTAATCCCCAATTATATTTGTAGGCATTGACCTTTAGGAGACATTGATCCCTAAACTCAAGAAGTGAGCACCAACTTAGATAATGAGGAACCAACATAAATTACAACCTAAtttatgaaaattatttcatgTGTACTTTCAAAGATTATCCTTCAAGATAACTCTAATTTGATATGCTTCTAAGAACCCTCACAATACGCATGAGATGTACATTTTAGTTTGCACATATCAACACAAATTGAGTAGACAACTTGCATAACTTATTTCACAGTTATCAGTTTCAACCTCTCATTATCACATGAAAAGACTATAGATAAGTTTAATATGCATTTCACTAGTAATTACAACCTCAAGTTATCCTAGAACATATTTACAACATCTACAATTTGGCCGCAAGTATATTTCACAAAGCAAACTTGTAGTTGGTATGTTCCTAAAGCCCACCCATTACACAAGGAGTAGAAACACACTATGCATCACCCAAAACTTCCTCAACTCATTTTAGAGACTTCTCTAATTAGTACACATACCATTCTCTGGCTCATCCAATAGAAACATTAACACAATCAATAACCTAACAAAGTGAACACTCTGTCACTTATAACTTTTTGTCCACTTGATCACAACCTTTGAAACTTGGGCATATGATACTTCATATACAACTTTACTATACTTCAAAACCGCAAGCCATAATACATGATTGTGGTATAATACAATAACAAAATCCATGACATTCCAACTAGGTGCACACACTATCTTTGAGCAACAAACCCTAGTAACATGTCGCAAACACTTATGGAACTATGCAAGGGTAATATACAATCAAGAAACACTAATATTGATACATGATAATAACATTAAGAGATCTATTATAAATTCTTTACTATGTCATTCACTATTGTTAAATAGTCTTACATGACATGATAGAAGTAAGAAATAATTGAAAAATCCTCTTAAAACCTTGAGATCAATGACAATACTATcaacacctttgacatcaatgtcaacacctTTGACACGAATGCGAATATTATGTCCAACAAAAGTAGCCTTAGTATTTTTAAACTGTACATATATGTTATAGCATAAAAACATTATACCAATGTATCTATTTTTGACATGAATGAGAACATTATGTCCAACAAAAAATGTCATAGTCTTTTTAAATTGTATGTATGTGTTATAGCATGTAAACATtctactaatgtatctatttttTAAGGTAATGATAATGAATTTGTTATATTAAATCTTCATTAGGAAGAGTGTCTCTATAAAAAAAAATGTGGTATACTTTGTAAATGGTCACAAGTACAAATATAATAAATGTTagctaatttaaaaattaaa
This genomic stretch from Cryptomeria japonica chromosome 8, Sugi_1.0, whole genome shotgun sequence harbors:
- the LOC131858002 gene encoding probable disease resistance protein At1g61300, yielding MDSISGKVKEIISNRLQAIAKEIKHLTSVPNDAQHLRVEIDHVKGIVDHINSRLSWKGRQPLAVVSLWVSTQEQIVQSAEEVFLQYVENKHRRLCCCCPHCFLVKSSSRKIRNALAEIDELLKMKDSDFPKNGDLEEPPERLMPPMGKELVGAFVQEKLSELETWVLEDDSVRVVGVYGMPGLGKTSLLKQINNNVKVINFFKLVIWVTVSGESDISALQRRIFETIELPWRSNLSIDEAAGVLLSIFKERRLLLILDDVRRSIDVSNLGISVSENTKKVVLTSRDKEVCSSMRADKMIAMKHLTEEEGWDLFCRGAFVAGEDQNMDSEIEQLARSVAKECKGHPLAIKTLARTTPPLHSTAPSAWENILKELKEIDPQFHRIHEEILSELFKPLKHSYDALETDELRLCFLYLAAYREHEEIDADQLIQLWLAEGLVKSRFEGRYVFLKILADRCLVDIEVKEENGHDIWKVKIHDLLRDMAVHIAEIDQKSLFRAGQRLTEFRYSLFANPQWVRISLIHKRISFLPDKFVCRKLVTLLLNSNTIEEVPEGFLDKLDMLMVLDLSNTPIKFLPKSIYLLNNLRYLQLSNTQIRVLHDQTFELNRVQFLDLSFSLLITIQSMIKEMKSLQILKLAHCYDLEFVSPDISQLTSLEELDMWKTLFAFSRELETGEEIKKASLQDICKLHRLKRLRLTLKSPIEERTVGNLVELQELWLLWMPQVRQTHLPTDMRAMHNLEKLHLYDCHLEGTPDLFSELQNLNYIKLKSSNLLLTLSGLGLGRLSNLKEMEIEECLLLTELGEEFGRKVCFPRLRKLKLWMLPSLESLSTSVEEGALPMLQTLAIFHCMKFKVLPCGLDNLKSLEQIRGYKEWWNEINWEDEVMKNHLYGKYVEIVQIRDNCHV